A portion of the Blautia hansenii DSM 20583 genome contains these proteins:
- a CDS encoding diphosphate--fructose-6-phosphate 1-phosphotransferase, which yields MAENLLIVHGGGPTAVMNGSLYGAIKEAKKSDKIGHIYGANNGTGGFLKKDFLELENVPEEKLKLLLQTPGTAIGTSRDPIEQEHYEKMADILEEENIKYVLFNGGNGTMDTCGKLHKTCQKRGLDVKVMGIPKTTDNDIAVTDHSPGFGSAARYMAACTQELAADVRSLPIHVVVMEASGRNAGWITASSALAGEKGYAPDLIYLPERAFDEDKFIEDVKKLLEKKSGILVVASEGLTDKEGKPIVKPVFKTERATYFGDVSSHLANLVIQKLGYKARGEKPGLLGRASIFMQSQVDIEEAQMAGELACRAALDGESGKMVAFSRVSENPYEMKPFLVDIDEVMMYERKMPDEFINEEGNGVTQAFLDWCRPLIGEELPDMISFNTQSGK from the coding sequence ATGGCGGAAAACTTATTGATTGTACATGGAGGCGGTCCTACCGCAGTAATGAATGGTTCCTTGTATGGTGCAATAAAAGAAGCAAAAAAATCAGATAAAATTGGACATATTTATGGCGCAAACAATGGTACAGGCGGATTCTTAAAAAAAGACTTTCTGGAATTGGAAAATGTGCCGGAAGAAAAATTGAAACTTTTATTGCAGACTCCGGGTACTGCAATCGGAACGTCCAGAGATCCTATTGAGCAGGAGCATTATGAAAAAATGGCGGATATTCTGGAAGAAGAAAACATTAAATATGTGTTGTTTAATGGTGGAAACGGAACCATGGATACCTGTGGAAAGCTACATAAAACATGTCAGAAACGTGGACTTGATGTAAAAGTTATGGGAATTCCAAAAACAACGGATAACGATATTGCAGTAACAGACCATAGTCCGGGATTTGGAAGCGCAGCAAGATATATGGCTGCTTGTACACAGGAATTAGCGGCAGATGTACGTTCTTTACCTATTCATGTAGTGGTCATGGAAGCGTCAGGCAGAAATGCAGGATGGATTACAGCTTCCAGTGCGCTGGCAGGAGAAAAGGGATACGCACCGGATTTAATTTATCTTCCTGAAAGAGCATTTGATGAAGATAAATTTATTGAAGATGTGAAAAAGCTTTTAGAAAAAAAATCTGGAATTTTGGTAGTTGCCAGCGAAGGTTTGACAGATAAAGAAGGAAAACCTATTGTAAAACCTGTATTTAAAACAGAACGTGCGACTTATTTCGGGGATGTAAGCTCCCATCTGGCAAATCTGGTTATCCAGAAACTGGGTTATAAAGCAAGAGGCGAAAAACCGGGACTTTTAGGCAGAGCATCTATTTTCATGCAGAGTCAGGTTGATATTGAAGAAGCACAAATGGCAGGAGAACTGGCATGCAGAGCAGCTTTGGATGGTGAGTCAGGAAAAATGGTGGCATTTTCCAGAGTCTCTGAAAATCCTTATGAAATGAAACCGTTTTTAGTGGATATTGATGAAGTTATGATGTATGAAAGAAAAATGCCGGATGAGTTTATCAATGAAGAAGGAAACGGTGTTACACAGGCATTTTTAGATTGGTGCAGACCTTTAATTGGGGAAGAGCTTCCTGATATGATTTCTTTTAATACACAGTCAGGAAAATAA
- a CDS encoding triose-phosphate isomerase family protein gives MKHIYLNLKRFDVPAELGGVNRIADMKEWGKYIVENTQEELKKYSPEEVEFAMFFPEIHLFSACQAKTENSPVQVGCQGVFRDDVAPGKNFGAFTTGRPAAAMKAAGCETVIIGHCEERNNLAGILAEAGVVNTKAINTILNKEIKSAVDRGMKVLYCIGEKSEELEQWQEVLGEQLELGLKDVDKSMVTIAYEPVWSIGPGKTPAGKEYITKISKFVKEKTEGMDIVYGGGLKQDNAAMLASIPEIDGGLIALTRFQGEIGYYPEEYLEIISLYMNA, from the coding sequence ATGAAACATATTTATTTAAATTTAAAAAGATTTGATGTACCGGCAGAATTAGGCGGTGTCAATAGAATTGCAGACATGAAAGAGTGGGGGAAGTATATTGTAGAAAATACACAGGAAGAATTAAAAAAATATTCTCCTGAAGAAGTAGAATTTGCAATGTTCTTTCCAGAAATTCATCTGTTTTCCGCTTGTCAGGCAAAGACAGAGAACAGCCCTGTTCAGGTTGGCTGCCAAGGAGTTTTCAGAGATGATGTAGCTCCGGGAAAAAACTTTGGGGCATTTACCACAGGACGTCCTGCAGCAGCCATGAAGGCAGCTGGTTGTGAAACGGTTATTATCGGACATTGCGAAGAAAGAAATAACCTTGCGGGAATTTTAGCAGAAGCAGGTGTAGTAAATACAAAAGCAATAAATACCATTTTAAATAAAGAAATAAAATCTGCGGTAGACAGAGGCATGAAAGTGTTATACTGTATTGGTGAGAAAAGCGAAGAATTAGAGCAGTGGCAGGAAGTTCTGGGAGAACAGCTGGAGCTGGGATTAAAAGATGTGGACAAATCTATGGTAACCATTGCGTATGAACCTGTTTGGTCTATCGGACCGGGCAAGACACCGGCAGGCAAAGAATATATTACAAAAATTTCCAAATTTGTTAAAGAAAAAACAGAGGGGATGGATATTGTCTATGGCGGCGGCTTAAAGCAGGACAATGCGGCGATGCTGGCATCTATTCCTGAAATTGACGGTGGTTTAATTGCTCTTACAAGATTTCAGGGAGAAATCGGTTATTATCCGGAAGAATATTTAGAAATTATTTCACTTTACATGAATGCGTAA
- a CDS encoding lactate racemase domain-containing protein: protein MKLEFEYGHGTMAAELPDNTDIFIPGETVKDPDYIPEDKLEEAYLESLAHPIGMPTLTELAHKGSTVTFIVPDRVKGGEQPTSHRKMSIKCMLKELYAAGVEKKDILFIISNGLHPRSKESDAKAIFGEELFNEFWHTGQIISHDSEDKEHMVDLGTTRRGDPVYMNKYVFECDIPILVGHVQGNPYGGYSGGYKHSATGITNWKSISSHHVPSVMHRKDFTPVNGGSLMRTKFDEISMHMEEKMGHPFFCCDAVLDTNSRQIAIYSGYAKEMMPISWKLADKRTYVHWAEKKYDVLVFGMPQKFHYGDGMGTNPIMMMQALSAQVLRYKRIMSDNCVIICSSLCNGFFHDELWPYLREMYDMFQHDYMNTLPDMNRYGEYFATNEEYIRKYRFTNAFHPFHGFSMISCGHIAEMNTSAIYIVGAQEPGYARGMGLKTRATFEEALEDAKKKFVGENPNVLALPMTFKKAAVHLCMKNPEEDCMDAYGHCHPCMG from the coding sequence ATGAAGTTAGAATTTGAATACGGACATGGCACTATGGCAGCAGAGCTGCCGGACAACACAGACATTTTTATTCCGGGCGAAACAGTAAAAGACCCGGATTATATTCCGGAAGATAAACTGGAAGAAGCTTATCTGGAAAGTCTTGCACACCCTATCGGAATGCCTACACTGACTGAACTGGCACATAAAGGAAGCACTGTTACTTTTATCGTACCTGATAGAGTAAAGGGCGGCGAACAGCCTACAAGCCACAGAAAAATGAGTATTAAATGCATGCTGAAAGAATTATATGCAGCAGGTGTTGAGAAAAAAGATATTTTATTCATTATTTCCAATGGATTACATCCAAGAAGCAAAGAGTCTGATGCAAAAGCGATTTTCGGTGAAGAATTATTTAACGAATTCTGGCATACAGGACAGATTATCAGCCATGACAGCGAAGACAAAGAGCACATGGTAGACTTGGGAACAACAAGACGCGGTGACCCGGTTTACATGAATAAATATGTATTTGAATGTGATATTCCTATCTTAGTAGGTCATGTACAGGGAAATCCTTATGGCGGATATTCAGGCGGATATAAACACAGCGCAACAGGTATTACAAACTGGAAGAGTATCTCAAGCCATCATGTTCCTTCTGTTATGCACAGAAAAGATTTTACACCGGTAAATGGTGGAAGTTTAATGAGAACAAAATTTGATGAAATTTCTATGCACATGGAAGAAAAAATGGGACATCCATTCTTCTGTTGTGACGCTGTTCTGGATACAAATTCCAGACAGATTGCAATCTATTCTGGATATGCAAAAGAAATGATGCCAATTAGCTGGAAACTGGCTGATAAGAGAACTTATGTACACTGGGCTGAAAAGAAATATGATGTTTTAGTATTTGGTATGCCTCAGAAATTCCATTATGGTGATGGAATGGGAACAAACCCAATTATGATGATGCAGGCATTAAGTGCACAGGTATTAAGATATAAACGAATTATGAGTGACAACTGCGTAATTATCTGTTCTTCTCTTTGCAATGGTTTCTTCCATGATGAATTATGGCCATATTTAAGAGAAATGTATGATATGTTCCAGCATGATTATATGAATACATTGCCGGATATGAATCGTTATGGTGAATATTTTGCAACAAACGAAGAATATATCAGAAAATATCGTTTTACAAATGCATTCCATCCATTCCACGGCTTTAGTATGATTTCCTGTGGACATATTGCAGAAATGAATACAAGTGCAATCTATATTGTTGGTGCACAGGAACCGGGATATGCAAGAGGAATGGGATTAAAGACAAGAGCTACATTTGAAGAAGCGTTAGAGGATGCAAAGAAGAAATTCGTTGGGGAAAATCCAAATGTTCTTGCATTGCCAATGACATTCAAAAAGGCAGCAGTTCATCTTTGTATGAAAAATCCGGAAGAAGACTGCATGGACGCTTACGGACATTGCCATCCATGTATGGGATAA
- a CDS encoding glucose-6-phosphate isomerase: MLNLRIEDRNPHLKDELHEIMVENKDIFQSVLNGEDEYADSLGWFSVDKWASHEEVQKLKKLAAHIRENADAFVIIGVGGSNNAARAVIEALQTDDKVKIVYMGNTLSPYELTKALKELEEKSVYIDCIAKNFETLEPGASFRVLRKFLFDKYQEKANGRIIATGTKGSALEKLCEEQGYTFLEFPEDVGGRFSAMTAVGLLPMAVAGIDIEKLVLGASDMQKYLTSGEIVRNPAYQYACLRNLYYKKGYKIEMLVSFEPQFRWFYKWWIQLFGESEGKDNKGLFPSSGDFCEELHAMGQYIQDGTPLIFETFLDVQEKNASLAPVADMVKDGFDYLNGKEFWDINKASFGATVKAHREKLPCLILEVERLDAYVFGELFYFFLFSCYVSARILGVNPFDQPGVEAYKKWMFEALGKDRKIS; this comes from the coding sequence ATGCTGAATTTAAGAATAGAAGACAGAAATCCTCATTTAAAGGATGAACTACATGAGATTATGGTGGAAAATAAGGATATTTTTCAATCTGTATTAAACGGAGAGGATGAATATGCGGACTCCTTGGGGTGGTTTTCCGTGGATAAATGGGCAAGCCATGAAGAGGTGCAGAAATTAAAAAAATTAGCAGCTCATATTCGGGAAAATGCAGACGCTTTTGTGATTATTGGAGTTGGCGGCTCTAACAATGCCGCAAGAGCGGTGATTGAAGCCTTACAGACAGATGATAAGGTGAAGATTGTCTATATGGGAAATACGCTTTCTCCTTATGAACTGACAAAAGCATTAAAAGAACTGGAAGAAAAATCTGTTTATATCGACTGCATAGCGAAAAATTTTGAAACTTTAGAACCGGGGGCTTCTTTCCGCGTTCTGAGAAAGTTCCTTTTTGATAAGTATCAGGAAAAAGCCAATGGAAGAATTATTGCAACGGGTACAAAGGGGAGCGCATTGGAAAAACTGTGTGAAGAACAGGGTTATACTTTTCTGGAATTTCCGGAAGACGTAGGCGGAAGATTTTCCGCAATGACAGCAGTGGGGCTTCTTCCCATGGCAGTGGCGGGAATAGACATTGAAAAGCTGGTTTTGGGAGCTTCTGATATGCAAAAATATCTTACAAGTGGAGAAATAGTGAGAAATCCCGCATATCAATATGCCTGTCTTAGAAACCTTTATTATAAGAAGGGCTATAAAATAGAAATGCTCGTTAGTTTTGAACCTCAATTCCGTTGGTTTTATAAATGGTGGATACAGCTCTTTGGAGAAAGCGAAGGAAAGGATAATAAAGGACTTTTTCCATCATCAGGAGACTTCTGTGAAGAACTGCATGCTATGGGACAGTATATTCAGGATGGAACGCCCCTGATTTTTGAGACATTTTTGGATGTGCAGGAAAAAAACGCTTCTTTAGCACCTGTGGCTGATATGGTGAAAGATGGATTTGATTATTTGAATGGTAAAGAATTTTGGGATATCAACAAAGCATCTTTTGGTGCAACAGTAAAGGCTCACAGAGAAAAGCTGCCGTGTCTGATTTTAGAAGTGGAAAGATTGGATGCCTATGTTTTTGGAGAATTATTTTATTTCTTCCTGTTTTCCTGTTATGTTTCTGCTCGTATTTTGGGAGTTAATCCTTTTGACCAGCCAGGCGTAGAAGCATATAAAAAATGGATGTTTGAAGCATTGGGAAAAGACAGAAAAATTTCTTGA
- a CDS encoding 4Fe-4S binding protein, with translation MKKLKVTKGAKCMACLECVRACSTSFYKEFDPDKSCIQIIEKNDVAKPMVCVQCGKCAKACPEGAITQNAKGVYMINKKKCTGCGKCVEACPFGVMVKAEEAPTSSKCIACGICVKACPADVLEIVED, from the coding sequence ATGAAGAAATTAAAAGTTACAAAAGGTGCAAAATGTATGGCGTGTTTGGAGTGCGTGAGAGCATGTTCAACAAGCTTTTATAAAGAATTTGACCCGGATAAATCCTGTATTCAGATTATTGAGAAAAACGATGTTGCAAAACCAATGGTTTGTGTACAGTGTGGTAAATGTGCAAAAGCATGTCCGGAAGGTGCAATTACACAGAATGCAAAAGGCGTTTATATGATTAATAAAAAGAAATGTACAGGCTGTGGCAAATGTGTGGAAGCATGTCCGTTCGGCGTTATGGTAAAAGCTGAAGAAGCGCCTACAAGCAGCAAATGTATTGCCTGCGGTATTTGCGTAAAAGCATGTCCGGCAGATGTTTTGGAAATTGTAGAAGACTAA
- a CDS encoding alpha/beta fold hydrolase yields MLEKTAQIISSYDGLSLEILCVESENPKGIVQISHGMAENKERYLPLMEFFSEHGYTAVMHDHRGHGKSVRQQEDLGYFYNGKEKAIVEDLHQITLWIKEEYPNLPVYLLGHSMGTLVARNYIKKYDNEIKKLILTGPPCKNPAVDIGLLLAKIQKKIKGDKYRSKEIQKMAFGPFDKIFQGEPKSAWICSDREIVDKYNQSDLCGFTFTTDAFEGLFLLLKGAYSKKGWLLKNKELPVLFLGGEEDPCIGNGRKFVQEMQFLKQVGYKNVTGKIYPNMRHEILNEKGKETVYENILSYLEK; encoded by the coding sequence ATGTTGGAAAAGACAGCGCAGATTATTTCAAGCTATGATGGGCTTTCTTTGGAAATTCTCTGTGTGGAAAGTGAAAATCCTAAGGGGATTGTTCAGATTTCTCATGGAATGGCAGAAAACAAAGAGCGATATCTGCCGCTTATGGAGTTTTTTTCTGAGCATGGCTATACAGCAGTGATGCACGACCACAGAGGACACGGAAAAAGCGTGAGACAGCAAGAAGACTTGGGTTATTTTTATAATGGAAAAGAAAAAGCCATTGTAGAAGATTTGCACCAGATTACTTTATGGATAAAGGAAGAATATCCTAATCTGCCTGTATATCTGTTGGGGCACAGTATGGGAACATTAGTAGCTAGAAATTATATTAAAAAGTATGACAATGAAATCAAAAAATTGATTTTAACAGGTCCGCCCTGTAAAAATCCTGCTGTGGATATAGGACTTTTGCTGGCAAAAATTCAGAAGAAAATAAAAGGCGATAAGTATCGAAGCAAAGAAATCCAAAAAATGGCATTTGGACCTTTTGACAAGATTTTTCAGGGAGAGCCAAAGTCAGCGTGGATTTGTTCAGACAGAGAAATCGTAGATAAATATAATCAATCAGATTTATGCGGTTTTACTTTTACAACAGATGCTTTTGAAGGGCTGTTTTTATTGTTAAAAGGAGCTTACAGTAAGAAGGGCTGGCTTTTGAAAAATAAAGAGCTTCCCGTATTATTTTTGGGAGGAGAGGAAGACCCTTGCATTGGAAATGGCAGAAAATTTGTGCAGGAAATGCAGTTTTTAAAGCAGGTAGGATATAAAAATGTGACAGGAAAAATATATCCCAATATGCGACATGAAATTTTAAATGAAAAAGGAAAAGAAACTGTCTATGAAAATATTTTAAGTTATTTGGAAAAATGA
- a CDS encoding BMP family ABC transporter substrate-binding protein: MKKKILGALLSIAMIGTLFTGCGQQQGEVEKEASKKESADKGGSGFEPVAKEDLKVGVIHIGDPADGSGYSYAHDLGIVEMQKELGLEDNQIIRKNNIPDADPTKTEQAMRECIEEGCQVIYATSFNYMDTCEALAEEYPDVIFSHGTGYKSNNTNFNNYFGRIYQARYLSGIVAGMKTETNKIGYVAAMGSENSEVTGGADAFAIGVAEVNPDAQVYVKVTNSWLSPTEETNAAKALIAEGCDVIGQHCDTPNPQTEAEAAGVWGVGYNSDMEKDAPGATLTSVIWNWGKYYTEATKKVIDGTWTAENYFGGMKEGLVDIAPLNEDLVAPGTQEKVDEARKRIVEEGFNVFDGVLETNDGKTVGEEGKTLDDATITGGINWYYKNIVVK; encoded by the coding sequence ATGAAAAAGAAAATCTTGGGTGCATTATTATCTATCGCCATGATTGGAACATTGTTTACAGGATGTGGACAGCAGCAGGGAGAAGTAGAAAAAGAAGCTTCTAAAAAAGAAAGTGCTGACAAAGGCGGAAGTGGATTTGAACCGGTTGCTAAAGAAGACTTAAAAGTTGGTGTTATTCACATTGGAGATCCTGCGGACGGTTCAGGATATAGTTATGCTCATGATTTGGGTATTGTAGAAATGCAGAAAGAATTAGGATTGGAAGATAATCAGATTATCAGAAAAAATAATATTCCAGATGCAGATCCTACAAAAACAGAGCAGGCAATGAGAGAATGTATCGAAGAAGGATGCCAGGTTATTTATGCAACAAGCTTTAACTATATGGACACTTGTGAAGCTTTAGCAGAGGAATATCCAGATGTTATCTTTTCTCATGGAACAGGATATAAATCAAATAATACAAACTTCAACAATTATTTCGGGAGAATTTACCAGGCAAGATATTTATCCGGTATTGTTGCTGGTATGAAAACAGAGACAAATAAAATCGGTTATGTAGCTGCAATGGGCTCTGAAAACTCAGAAGTAACAGGCGGTGCAGATGCGTTTGCTATTGGTGTTGCAGAAGTTAATCCGGATGCACAGGTTTATGTAAAGGTTACAAACAGCTGGCTTTCTCCTACTGAAGAAACAAATGCGGCAAAAGCTTTGATTGCAGAAGGATGTGACGTAATCGGACAGCACTGTGATACACCAAACCCACAGACAGAAGCAGAAGCAGCAGGCGTATGGGGCGTAGGCTACAACTCTGACATGGAAAAAGACGCACCGGGTGCTACTTTAACATCTGTTATCTGGAACTGGGGTAAATACTACACAGAAGCAACAAAAAAAGTTATTGACGGAACATGGACAGCAGAAAACTACTTTGGCGGTATGAAAGAAGGATTAGTAGATATTGCTCCATTAAATGAAGACTTAGTTGCACCGGGAACACAGGAAAAGGTTGACGAAGCAAGAAAACGCATTGTAGAAGAAGGATTTAACGTATTTGATGGTGTTCTGGAAACAAATGACGGAAAAACAGTTGGTGAAGAAGGCAAAACTTTAGATGATGCAACAATCACAGGCGGAATTAACTGGTATTATAAAAATATTGTTGTAAAATAA
- a CDS encoding polysaccharide biosynthesis protein: MEQNIKEKKLLDLQWVRRALLLLLGDITIIIIASIGALIARFDFSYNSIDAIYLESMYRYLPIHILTTVLIFYFCKMYHSLWKFISIHELGYIILANIVSFFMQIAGFHLMQYPIPRSYFFLEILLQTVMVVGIRFSYRFCRYLKEAREQRFGCGEPQKRVMIIGAGDAGRAIIKEILDSRHLTMKVCCVIDDDCNKEGRYINGIPIVGDRSVILKNVEKYKIDKIILAIPSASKEERREILEICKLAKCELKTLPGMYQLIDGELNIGKLRDVEITDLLGRDPIQVNLDEIMGYVEQKIIMVTGGGGSIGSELCRQIAMYNPKQLIIFDVYENNAYEIQQELKRHHPELNLVVLIGSVRNTHRMETVFEKYRPDIVYHAAAHKHVPLMEDSPNEAIKNNVFGTYKTAKAASEYGVKRFVLISTDKAVNPTNIMGASKRLCEMIVQSFDKISKTEFVAVRFGNVLGSNGSVIPLFKKQIAEGGPVTVTHKDIIRYFMTIPEAVSLVLQAGAYARGGEIFVLEMGAPVRIDDMARNLIRLSGYTPDVDIKIEYTGLRPGEKLYEELLMAEEGMKETANKLIHIGKPIEMDEETFFDKLAELKEACYNDDESIKEKVQKLVPTYRIKK; encoded by the coding sequence GTGGAACAAAATATAAAAGAAAAGAAATTGTTAGATTTGCAATGGGTAAGACGAGCATTATTGTTGCTCTTAGGAGATATTACAATTATTATAATAGCTTCTATTGGAGCCTTAATAGCCAGATTTGATTTTTCTTATAACAGTATTGATGCTATATATTTGGAAAGTATGTATCGTTACTTGCCAATTCATATTCTTACAACAGTGCTTATATTTTATTTTTGCAAAATGTATCATAGTCTGTGGAAATTTATCAGTATTCATGAACTGGGTTATATTATACTGGCTAATATTGTTTCTTTTTTCATGCAGATTGCAGGCTTTCATTTGATGCAGTATCCAATACCGAGAAGTTATTTCTTTTTAGAAATTTTGTTGCAGACAGTAATGGTAGTAGGCATACGATTTTCTTATCGTTTTTGCCGATATCTAAAAGAGGCGAGGGAACAGCGCTTTGGCTGCGGAGAACCACAGAAAAGAGTGATGATTATCGGAGCGGGAGATGCCGGACGAGCAATTATTAAAGAAATTTTAGACAGTCGTCATCTTACTATGAAAGTGTGCTGTGTGATTGATGATGATTGTAATAAAGAGGGACGATATATTAATGGTATTCCTATTGTAGGTGACCGTTCCGTGATTTTGAAAAATGTAGAAAAGTATAAAATTGATAAGATTATATTGGCAATTCCTTCTGCTTCAAAAGAAGAACGAAGAGAAATACTGGAAATATGTAAATTGGCAAAATGCGAATTAAAGACATTACCCGGTATGTATCAGCTTATTGACGGAGAACTAAATATCGGAAAACTGAGAGATGTTGAAATTACAGATTTACTGGGAAGGGACCCTATCCAGGTTAATTTGGATGAAATTATGGGGTATGTGGAGCAAAAGATTATTATGGTTACCGGTGGAGGAGGTTCTATCGGAAGTGAATTATGCCGTCAGATTGCCATGTATAACCCTAAACAACTGATTATTTTTGATGTTTATGAAAATAATGCTTATGAAATTCAACAGGAATTAAAGAGACATCATCCGGAATTGAATTTGGTGGTTCTCATTGGTTCTGTGAGAAATACACACAGAATGGAAACGGTGTTTGAGAAATATCGTCCGGACATTGTATATCATGCTGCGGCACATAAGCATGTTCCTCTTATGGAGGACAGTCCGAATGAAGCAATTAAAAATAATGTTTTTGGAACATATAAAACAGCGAAGGCAGCCAGCGAATACGGTGTGAAACGTTTTGTCCTGATTTCCACAGATAAAGCAGTAAACCCCACAAATATTATGGGGGCTTCCAAACGGCTTTGTGAAATGATTGTGCAGAGCTTTGATAAAATATCAAAAACGGAATTTGTGGCAGTGCGTTTCGGTAATGTACTGGGAAGCAATGGAAGCGTAATTCCGTTGTTTAAAAAGCAGATTGCAGAAGGCGGTCCTGTTACAGTAACACATAAAGATATCATTCGATACTTTATGACCATTCCGGAAGCGGTATCTCTGGTTTTGCAGGCAGGAGCTTACGCAAGAGGAGGAGAAATCTTTGTGCTGGAAATGGGCGCGCCTGTGAGAATTGATGATATGGCGAGAAATTTAATCCGTCTGTCAGGTTATACACCGGATGTGGATATTAAGATTGAATATACAGGTCTTCGTCCGGGAGAAAAACTATATGAGGAGCTTCTTATGGCAGAAGAAGGCATGAAAGAAACTGCTAATAAGTTAATTCATATCGGTAAGCCTATTGAGATGGATGAAGAAACATTTTTTGATAAATTGGCAGAGTTAAAAGAAGCTTGTTATAATGACGATGAGAGTATTAAAGAGAAAGTGCAAAAACTGGTTCCTACTTACAGGATTAAGAAATAA
- a CDS encoding DegT/DnrJ/EryC1/StrS family aminotransferase: MDVLFSPPDITEREIAEVVDTLRSGWITTGPKTKLFEKNIAEFCHTSKAVCLNSATACSEMALRALGIGPGDEVITSAYTYTASASVVCHVGAKLVLVDTAENSHEMDYEKLEAAITEKTKAVIPVDLAGIVCDYNRIFEILERKKNLFRPTNKIQRKIGRVAVVADGAHAFGAVREGKKCGEIADFTSFSFHAVKNLTTAEGGAVVWKDIEGIDNEELYKQFMLFSLHGQSKDALAKTQLGAWEYDIIAPYYKCNMTDIMASIGLAQLERYPAILERRKELIKIYDEALEGENIQHLHHYGDDFSSSGHLYITHVLGKNREECNEIIRKMAEKGIATNVHYKPLPMLTAYKKLGFDIQDYPNAYRMFSNEITLPLHTKLTNEEVEYVIKSFKECIR, from the coding sequence ATGGATGTTTTATTTTCACCACCAGATATTACAGAAAGAGAAATTGCGGAAGTAGTAGATACATTAAGAAGCGGCTGGATTACAACCGGTCCGAAAACAAAATTATTTGAAAAGAATATTGCGGAATTTTGTCATACAAGCAAAGCAGTATGTCTAAATTCAGCTACGGCTTGTTCAGAGATGGCACTACGGGCATTAGGCATTGGACCGGGGGATGAGGTTATTACTTCTGCTTATACTTATACAGCTTCTGCAAGTGTGGTCTGTCATGTAGGAGCAAAGCTTGTTCTCGTGGATACAGCAGAGAATTCACATGAAATGGATTATGAGAAGCTGGAAGCTGCGATTACGGAGAAAACAAAAGCAGTTATTCCCGTAGACCTTGCGGGTATTGTATGTGATTATAACAGGATATTTGAAATTTTAGAAAGAAAGAAAAACCTGTTTCGACCGACAAATAAAATCCAGAGAAAAATCGGCAGAGTGGCTGTTGTGGCAGACGGCGCTCATGCTTTCGGCGCTGTAAGAGAAGGGAAAAAATGTGGAGAAATTGCAGATTTCACAAGCTTTTCTTTTCATGCGGTTAAGAACCTGACAACAGCAGAAGGTGGAGCAGTTGTATGGAAAGACATTGAAGGGATAGATAACGAAGAACTTTACAAACAGTTTATGCTCTTTTCTCTTCATGGACAGTCTAAAGATGCTTTGGCAAAAACGCAGTTGGGTGCATGGGAATATGACATCATAGCCCCGTATTATAAATGTAATATGACGGATATTATGGCTTCTATCGGATTGGCACAGTTAGAGCGATATCCGGCTATTTTAGAGCGCAGAAAAGAACTGATTAAGATATATGATGAGGCATTAGAAGGAGAAAATATTCAGCATCTTCATCATTACGGGGATGATTTTTCATCCAGTGGGCACTTATATATTACCCATGTTTTGGGTAAAAACAGAGAAGAGTGTAATGAAATTATCAGAAAAATGGCAGAAAAAGGAATTGCAACTAACGTACATTACAAACCGCTTCCGATGCTTACTGCATATAAAAAGCTGGGATTTGATATTCAGGATTATCCGAATGCTTACAGAATGTTCTCTAATGAAATTACTTTGCCGTTACATACAAAGCTGACAAATGAGGAAGTGGAGTATGTAATTAAATCATTTAAAGAATGTATAAGATAG